In Nicotiana tabacum cultivar K326 unplaced genomic scaffold, ASM71507v2 Un00504, whole genome shotgun sequence, the DNA window TAATTAAGTTGACATACCTTTTTATCGGATGTCCCCAAAGTTACTGTCGACATACATATATTCTAAGATAtctccttttgtttcttttttaattttggtAATTATAGCTTGTTATACAAATTTGTTGTCTGAAAGATCAAATTAAAATTTACAAGTGATACCACATTCATCTAATTATTGTATTAAATTGTAATAAATGTTGCAGGGGAGCTGGTGTAACGGTAACGTTACTGTCATGGATTATAACATTCTACACAATCTGGCAAATGGTGGAGATGCATGAAATGATACCAGGCAAGAGATTCGACAGGTACCATGAGCTTGGCCAATATGCTTTTGGTGATAAACTTGGTCTCTGGATTGTTGTACCCCAACAAATTATAGTTGAAGTTAGCACTTGCATTATTTACATGGTCACTGGTGGCAAATCCTTGAAAAAATTCCAAGAAATTCTTTTCCCAAATGCCAAACCTATCAAACTCACTTACTTCATTATGATTTTCTCCTCTTTCCAATTTGTCCTCTCTCACTTGCCAAATTTCAACTCCATCTCTTCTGTCTCCTTCGTAGCGGCGATTTTGTCCATGACTTACTCTGCTATAGCATGGACTGTGTCACTAAAGGAATTAGGAAAAAGTGAGAGAGAAGTTAGTTATGGtccaaaaagtgaaaaaatatcAGATAATGTGTTTATGTTTCTGAGTGCATTAGGAAATGTAGCATTTGCATATGCTGGACATAATGTAGTTCTTGAAATTCAAGCTACAATTCCTTCAACAGAAGATGCACCTTCAAAAAAAGCAATGTGGAAAGGTGTATTCACAGCTTATATTATTGTGGCCTTGTGTTATTTGCCAGTGGCTTTCATTGGATATTGGGTGTTTGGTAATGGAGTTGATGATAACATCTTGCTCACACTACATAGACCTACATGGCTTATTGCAACTGCTAACATTTTT includes these proteins:
- the LOC142179283 gene encoding lysine histidine transporter 1-like; translation: MEKGGDSEEKRREKAIDEWLPITSDRNAKWWYSTMHNVTAMVGAAVLSLPYAMSEMGWGAGVTVTLLSWIITFYTIWQMVEMHEMIPGKRFDRYHELGQYAFGDKLGLWIVVPQQIIVEVSTCIIYMVTGGKSLKKFQEILFPNAKPIKLTYFIMIFSSFQFVLSHLPNFNSISSVSFVAAILSMTYSAIAWTVSLKELGKSEREVSYGPKSEKISDNVFMFLSALGNVAFAYAGHNVVLEIQATIPSTEDAPSKKAMWKGVFTAYIIVALCYLPVAFIGYWVFGNGVDDNILLTLHRPTWLIATANIFVVAHVIGSYQVSFTTFNYSQTSL